The following are encoded together in the Kribbella voronezhensis genome:
- a CDS encoding dihydrofolate reductase family protein gives MTENRPRRLALSVLVSLNGVIGEPMTWAGPYFGEGSAAHSLAVLERSDAFLMGRHTYELFARQWPTATGPYADRLNRMPKYVFSSTLTEAEWTNTTIVGGDVVAGVRELKEAGGNDLMVYGHGRFGQTLVDAGLVDELTVTVVPVFVPGGTPLFRDGGQGHHWELVHAGEGHDPGLATLTYRPATAAKA, from the coding sequence ATGACTGAAAACAGACCCCGCCGGCTGGCCCTGTCCGTCCTCGTCTCGCTCAACGGCGTCATCGGCGAACCGATGACCTGGGCCGGACCGTACTTCGGAGAAGGTAGCGCCGCCCATTCCCTCGCCGTCCTGGAGCGCAGCGACGCCTTCCTGATGGGCCGGCACACTTACGAACTGTTCGCGCGACAATGGCCGACGGCGACCGGCCCGTACGCCGACCGGCTCAACCGGATGCCGAAGTACGTGTTCTCGTCGACCCTCACCGAGGCCGAGTGGACCAACACGACCATCGTGGGTGGCGACGTCGTGGCCGGAGTGCGGGAACTGAAAGAGGCGGGCGGCAACGATCTGATGGTCTACGGGCACGGCCGGTTCGGGCAGACCCTCGTGGATGCGGGGCTCGTGGACGAGTTGACTGTCACCGTCGTACCGGTGTTCGTGCCCGGTGGCACGCCTTTGTTCCGCGACGGCGGGCAGGGGCACCATTGGGAACTCGTCCATGCCGGCGAAGGCCACGACCCGGGCCTCGCGACCCTCACCTACCGACCCGCAACCGCTGCGAAGGCCTGA
- a CDS encoding sigma-70 family RNA polymerase sigma factor, whose amino-acid sequence MKTISSDDRDQFLEDTEQYRSELLAYCYKLLGSLHEAEDVVQETCLRAWRSQDTFEGRSSLRTWLYRIATNQCLNALGSPQRRALPSGLFAPSQDPGAMMAPAQGERSWLDPFPGPAAHEGDPAEVVAARSSLRLALVASLQHLPPRQRAVLILREALGYRAAEVAEMLETSVAAVKSALQRARATLSEVAPTTEEVVEPDSPEARAILDRYMDAFERADVEAMNDLLRSDARLELVPSDVWFQGKTTCVGQLRARAMTQPGLYKMLPTIANGQPAAAAYYRKTVDDEFRPFAISVLTVDRSNIIAITVFADPALLARFGFPAEPAAVDAGQVPGRAGDAGAE is encoded by the coding sequence ATGAAGACGATCTCCAGCGACGACCGCGACCAGTTCCTCGAGGACACCGAGCAGTACCGCTCCGAGCTGCTCGCCTATTGCTACAAACTGCTCGGCTCGTTGCACGAGGCGGAGGACGTCGTACAGGAGACCTGCCTGCGCGCCTGGCGAAGCCAGGACACGTTCGAGGGCCGGTCGTCGCTGCGCACCTGGCTGTACCGCATCGCGACCAACCAGTGCCTGAACGCGCTCGGATCTCCGCAACGCCGTGCGCTCCCGTCCGGATTGTTCGCACCCAGTCAGGATCCGGGCGCGATGATGGCACCCGCCCAGGGCGAAAGATCATGGCTCGACCCGTTCCCGGGACCTGCCGCCCACGAGGGCGACCCGGCCGAGGTCGTCGCGGCCCGGTCGAGTCTGCGCTTGGCGCTCGTTGCCAGCCTGCAGCACCTGCCACCACGGCAGCGGGCGGTACTCATCCTGCGGGAAGCACTCGGGTACCGCGCGGCCGAGGTCGCCGAGATGCTCGAGACCTCCGTGGCCGCGGTCAAGAGCGCTCTGCAGCGTGCCCGCGCCACCCTCTCCGAAGTCGCACCGACCACCGAGGAAGTGGTCGAGCCCGACTCTCCGGAGGCGCGCGCGATCCTCGACCGCTACATGGACGCCTTCGAGCGCGCGGACGTCGAGGCGATGAACGACCTGCTCCGCTCCGACGCGAGGCTCGAACTGGTCCCGTCCGACGTCTGGTTCCAGGGCAAGACCACCTGCGTCGGCCAACTGCGCGCGCGGGCCATGACCCAGCCCGGCCTCTACAAGATGCTGCCGACGATCGCCAACGGCCAGCCCGCGGCCGCCGCCTACTACCGCAAGACCGTCGACGACGAGTTCAGGCCGTTCGCGATCTCGGTGCTCACCGTCGACCGCAGCAACATCATCGCGATCACGGTCTTCGCCGATCCGGCGCTGCTGGCCCGCTTCGGCTTCCCGGCCGAACCGGCAGCCGTCGACGCCGGACAGGTTCCCGGCCGGGCGGGTGACGCTGGGGCAGAATGA
- a CDS encoding TetR/AcrR family transcriptional regulator → MPDDETITEQRVRNRWGEGDRLRVEILEGAGRLLSELGGEDGLTIRGVARAVGIAPASIYQHFADRAALIDGLVEYEFSQLMKAITAADESLDPTDVVGRVRAQVHAHRDFADAKPGHYRLLFGKATRRAIRGERPVNGPLFEVFTSFIAAFDRCAEAGFALRVPSQRAASLVFVSVYGRAALLDGVRIERPDEDFLDDLVSLIFV, encoded by the coding sequence ATGCCGGACGACGAGACCATCACCGAACAGCGGGTCCGCAACCGTTGGGGCGAGGGCGACCGGCTGCGGGTCGAGATCCTGGAAGGCGCCGGCCGGCTGTTGTCGGAACTCGGTGGCGAGGACGGCCTCACCATCCGCGGCGTCGCCCGGGCGGTCGGGATAGCGCCGGCCAGCATCTACCAGCACTTCGCCGACCGGGCCGCGCTGATCGACGGCCTGGTGGAGTACGAGTTCAGCCAGCTGATGAAGGCGATAACCGCCGCCGACGAGAGCCTCGACCCGACCGACGTGGTGGGCCGGGTGCGCGCCCAGGTGCACGCCCACCGAGATTTCGCCGACGCCAAGCCGGGGCACTACCGGCTGCTGTTCGGGAAGGCCACCCGACGGGCGATCCGCGGCGAGCGTCCGGTGAACGGGCCGCTGTTCGAGGTGTTCACGAGTTTCATCGCGGCCTTCGACCGCTGCGCCGAGGCCGGCTTCGCGCTCCGGGTGCCCAGCCAACGGGCCGCCTCGCTGGTGTTCGTGAGCGTCTACGGGCGCGCGGCCCTGCTGGACGGCGTACGGATCGAACGGCCGGACGAAGACTTTCTCGACGATCTCGTCTCGCTGATCTTCGTCTGA
- a CDS encoding cytochrome P450: protein MSEIVEELPTYPMSRGRCPFDPPPELDRLQDTEPLSRVKLWDGSTPWMVTRYDHSRQLLADPRISSDPRNDGFPFSNAAQSQNRGQFKAFIVRDDPEHAAQRRLVTADFMIKRVEAMRPRIQEITDGLIDDILAGPKPVDLVETLALPLPSLVICELLGVPYADRSLFHRLGKTLLRRDNTPEQSRAASEELRAYLRDLVNRLDAEPDDALLSRLIVQQLRTGQMGIEDIVDMALLLLIAGHETTANMIALGTVALLEHPDQLAGLRDTDDPKVVANAVEELLRYLTIVHNGRRRVALDDIEIGGQLIRKGDGVIVATEIANRDAEAFPDPDKLDIHRVARHHVAFGYGVHQCLGQPLARVELQVVYSTLYRRIPTLALAVPLDEVPFKHDMAIYGVHALPVTW from the coding sequence ATGTCCGAGATCGTGGAGGAACTACCGACCTATCCGATGAGCCGCGGTCGCTGCCCGTTCGATCCGCCGCCGGAACTGGACCGGCTGCAGGACACCGAGCCGCTGTCCCGGGTGAAACTGTGGGACGGCAGTACGCCGTGGATGGTGACCCGGTACGACCACAGTCGCCAACTGCTCGCCGACCCACGGATCAGTTCGGACCCACGCAACGACGGCTTCCCGTTCTCGAACGCGGCCCAGTCGCAGAACCGCGGCCAGTTCAAGGCGTTCATCGTCCGCGACGATCCCGAGCACGCCGCCCAGCGCCGGCTGGTGACCGCCGACTTCATGATCAAGCGGGTCGAGGCGATGCGGCCGCGGATCCAGGAGATCACCGACGGCCTGATCGACGACATCCTCGCCGGCCCGAAGCCGGTCGACCTGGTGGAGACGCTCGCACTGCCGCTGCCGTCCCTGGTGATCTGCGAACTGCTCGGCGTACCGTACGCCGATCGCTCGCTGTTCCACCGCCTGGGCAAGACGCTGCTCCGGCGTGACAACACCCCCGAGCAGAGCCGCGCCGCGAGCGAAGAACTGCGGGCCTATCTGCGAGACCTCGTGAACCGCCTGGACGCCGAGCCCGACGACGCCCTGCTCAGCCGCCTGATCGTGCAGCAGTTGCGCACCGGGCAGATGGGCATCGAGGACATCGTCGACATGGCTCTCTTACTGCTGATCGCCGGCCACGAGACGACCGCCAACATGATTGCCCTGGGCACCGTTGCACTGCTGGAACACCCCGACCAGCTCGCCGGGCTCCGCGACACCGACGACCCCAAGGTGGTCGCGAACGCCGTCGAGGAACTGCTGCGCTATCTGACCATCGTGCACAACGGCCGGCGTCGCGTCGCGCTGGACGACATCGAGATCGGCGGCCAACTGATCCGCAAGGGTGACGGCGTGATCGTCGCGACCGAGATCGCCAACCGCGACGCCGAGGCCTTCCCGGACCCGGACAAGCTGGACATCCACCGGGTGGCACGGCACCACGTGGCCTTCGGGTACGGCGTACATCAGTGCCTTGGGCAACCACTTGCGCGGGTGGAGCTGCAGGTCGTCTACAGCACGCTCTACCGGCGGATCCCGACGCTCGCCCTGGCCGTCCCGCTGGACGAGGTGCCGTTCAAACACGACATGGCGATCTACGGCGTGCATGCACTGCCGGTGACTTGGTGA
- a CDS encoding ferredoxin produces the protein MKVVLDQDRCIGSGQCVLSSPEVFDQRDDDGIAVLLAEQPPADAEEGAREAARICPALAITVAE, from the coding sequence ATGAAGGTCGTTCTCGATCAGGACAGGTGCATCGGGTCGGGGCAGTGCGTGCTGTCGTCGCCCGAGGTGTTCGACCAGCGTGACGACGACGGCATCGCCGTACTGCTGGCCGAACAACCTCCGGCCGATGCCGAGGAAGGTGCGCGGGAGGCGGCCCGGATCTGCCCGGCGCTCGCGATCACGGTGGCGGAGTAG
- a CDS encoding NAD(P)/FAD-dependent oxidoreductase, with the protein MLSQVVVVGASAAGLTAAEALRREGFAGELTVIGDEVHPPYDRPPLSKQILRGGWEPDRIVLRTADLLADLKASWLLGTPAAGLDPVGRKVVLADGREIGYDGLVIATGATPRRLPFGHDVAGVHLLRTLDDTLALRDGLRSAGSVAIVGAGFLGAEVAAVAREARLEVTMIDPLPAPMIRQFGAELAGLLAQLHQSRGVNLRCGVGVTALTGDDGRVTGVDLSDGSHVTADLVLVAIGAIPATTWLAGSGLSLGDGVECDQYCVAAPGIVAAGDVASWHHPGIGRRRLEHRMNATEQATIAAKNLLGAQLPFAPVSYFWTDQYDVKLQVYGRSGDDLDFRIVAGTPTEDRFAALYGNGHHVTGALTWNLPRQARLLRTHVANQTPWQEALASIPTGELEVGR; encoded by the coding sequence GTGCTGTCGCAGGTGGTCGTCGTCGGTGCCTCGGCCGCTGGGCTCACCGCGGCCGAGGCGCTGCGGCGCGAAGGCTTCGCGGGTGAGCTGACCGTCATCGGCGACGAGGTGCATCCGCCGTACGACCGGCCGCCGCTGTCGAAGCAAATCCTTCGCGGCGGCTGGGAACCGGACCGGATCGTCCTGCGCACCGCTGACCTGCTGGCCGACCTGAAGGCATCCTGGCTCCTCGGTACGCCGGCCGCCGGACTCGATCCCGTCGGGCGCAAGGTGGTGCTCGCGGACGGCCGCGAGATCGGGTACGACGGCCTCGTCATCGCGACCGGGGCAACGCCGCGGCGCCTGCCGTTCGGGCACGACGTGGCCGGCGTACATCTCCTGCGCACGCTCGACGACACGCTGGCGCTCCGCGACGGCCTGCGCTCGGCAGGCTCGGTGGCGATCGTCGGCGCGGGTTTCCTCGGCGCCGAGGTCGCGGCGGTCGCCCGGGAGGCGCGGCTCGAGGTTACGATGATCGATCCCCTGCCCGCGCCGATGATCCGGCAGTTCGGCGCGGAGCTCGCCGGGTTGCTGGCACAGCTGCACCAGTCCCGCGGTGTGAATCTTCGCTGCGGCGTGGGCGTCACCGCGTTGACGGGCGACGACGGGCGGGTGACTGGTGTCGACCTCTCCGATGGCTCACATGTGACCGCCGATCTCGTCCTGGTCGCGATCGGCGCAATCCCGGCGACCACCTGGCTCGCCGGCAGCGGCCTCAGCCTCGGCGACGGCGTGGAATGCGACCAGTACTGCGTCGCCGCGCCCGGCATCGTCGCGGCCGGCGACGTCGCTTCGTGGCACCACCCCGGCATCGGGCGGCGCCGGCTGGAACACCGGATGAACGCCACCGAGCAAGCCACCATCGCCGCGAAGAACCTGCTCGGCGCGCAACTCCCGTTCGCACCGGTCTCCTACTTCTGGACCGACCAGTACGACGTCAAACTCCAGGTCTACGGCCGCTCCGGCGACGACCTCGACTTCCGCATCGTCGCCGGCACCCCCACCGAAGACCGCTTCGCGGCCCTCTACGGCAACGGCCACCACGTCACCGGAGCCCTGACCTGGAACCTCCCCCGCCAAGCCCGCCTCCTCCGCACCCACGTCGCCAACCAAACCCCTTGGCAAGAGGCCCTGGCTTCGATCCCCACCGGCGAACTCGAGGTCGGCCGCTGA
- a CDS encoding aminotransferase class V-fold PLP-dependent enzyme, translated as MTIQETAPSDRLAMPPDTPLLSRIRSSVIGDDQVMPGPYGQRRVTYADYTASGRALTFLEDFIRAEVLPRYANTHTESSGTGLQTTRLREDARKIIHDSVGGDDETAVIFCGSGATGAIDKLIGVLGLRIPAGLDDEYQLTDRIPPERRPVVFIGPYEHHSNELPWRESIADVVTIGQDSDGHIDIPRLEEELVRYADRPLKIGSFSAASNVTGIVSNTQRVSALLHRHGALSFWDFAAAAPYIEIDMYGGRSADPLSYKDAIFLSPHKFIGGPGTPGVLVARRDLLHNRVPDVPGGGTVAFVNPNDHRYLDDPVHREEGGTPAIIESIRAGLVFQLKQAVGIDVIRAHEDAYLRRAVEAWREEPNIQILGNLDAERLSIVSFVVKAPSGRYLHHNFVVALLNDLFGIQSRGGCSCAGPYGHTLLGIDLQQSAEFAAEIMHGCEGIKPGWVRVNFNYFISEAVFSYVVEAVKLVARDGWRLLCDYRFDPANGLWKHHRGPVEPPMRLSQVGYDADGTLRYPHHNDTAPESALDGYLAEARQLLSACQHTAPPADEATVNSDFDHLRWFDLPATCITRPSR; from the coding sequence ATGACGATCCAGGAGACGGCCCCGAGCGACCGGCTCGCGATGCCGCCGGACACCCCGCTGCTGAGCCGGATCCGGTCGTCGGTGATCGGCGACGACCAGGTGATGCCCGGTCCGTACGGGCAGCGCCGGGTCACGTACGCCGATTACACCGCGTCCGGCCGGGCGCTGACCTTCCTCGAGGACTTCATCCGCGCCGAAGTGCTGCCCCGGTACGCGAACACCCACACCGAGTCCAGCGGCACCGGCCTGCAGACCACCCGCCTGCGTGAGGACGCCCGCAAGATCATCCACGACAGCGTCGGCGGCGACGACGAGACCGCGGTGATCTTCTGCGGGTCCGGCGCGACCGGCGCGATCGACAAGCTGATCGGCGTCCTCGGCCTGCGGATCCCGGCCGGCCTCGACGACGAGTACCAGTTGACCGACCGGATCCCGCCCGAGCGCCGCCCGGTCGTCTTCATCGGCCCGTACGAGCACCACTCCAACGAGTTGCCGTGGCGCGAGTCGATCGCGGACGTGGTGACGATCGGCCAGGACTCGGACGGCCACATCGACATCCCGCGGCTCGAGGAAGAACTCGTCCGGTACGCCGATCGGCCGCTCAAGATCGGCTCGTTCTCCGCCGCCAGCAACGTGACCGGCATCGTCAGCAACACCCAGCGGGTCTCCGCGCTCCTGCACCGGCACGGCGCCTTGTCGTTCTGGGACTTCGCCGCCGCCGCGCCGTACATCGAGATCGACATGTACGGCGGGCGCTCGGCCGACCCGCTGTCGTACAAGGACGCGATCTTCCTCAGTCCGCACAAGTTCATCGGCGGCCCCGGTACGCCGGGCGTGCTGGTCGCGCGCCGCGACCTGCTGCACAACCGCGTCCCCGACGTACCGGGTGGCGGCACCGTCGCGTTCGTGAACCCGAACGACCACCGCTACCTCGACGACCCGGTCCACCGCGAGGAGGGCGGGACGCCGGCCATCATCGAGTCGATCCGGGCCGGGCTGGTGTTCCAGCTCAAGCAGGCGGTCGGAATCGACGTGATCCGCGCGCACGAGGACGCCTACCTGCGGCGCGCCGTCGAGGCGTGGCGCGAGGAGCCGAACATCCAGATCCTCGGCAACCTGGACGCCGAGCGGCTGTCGATCGTCTCGTTCGTGGTGAAGGCGCCGTCGGGGCGCTACCTGCACCACAACTTCGTCGTTGCCCTGCTCAACGATCTGTTCGGGATCCAGTCCCGGGGCGGTTGTTCGTGCGCGGGACCGTACGGGCACACGCTGCTCGGGATCGACCTGCAGCAGTCGGCGGAGTTCGCCGCGGAGATCATGCACGGCTGCGAGGGAATCAAGCCCGGCTGGGTGCGGGTCAACTTCAACTACTTCATCTCCGAAGCGGTCTTCTCGTACGTCGTGGAGGCGGTGAAGCTCGTCGCACGGGACGGCTGGCGGTTGCTGTGCGACTACCGGTTCGACCCGGCCAACGGACTCTGGAAACACCATCGCGGTCCGGTCGAGCCGCCGATGCGGTTGTCCCAAGTCGGCTACGACGCGGACGGCACGCTGCGCTACCCGCACCACAACGACACCGCTCCGGAGTCCGCCCTCGACGGCTACCTGGCCGAGGCCCGCCAACTCCTCTCGGCCTGCCAGCACACCGCGCCACCCGCCGACGAGGCCACCGTCAACTCCGACTTCGACCACCTCCGCTGGTTCGACCTCCCCGCCACCTGCATCACCCGCCCGTCGCGCTGA
- the tenA gene encoding thiaminase II: MTFSAELWERGAAKVYEEILRHPFITGLTDGTLEHSAFRYFIIQDSHYLRAYSRALTLVAARATSEDDVRLFATHAAEAIAVEQGLHSELLGSLGLESADVDAAGSRPTTTAYMSYLTAVCATGTYAEAVAAVLPCYWIYRDVGRELLKRSSPDPIYAQWISTYGSEEFDAVVESVLAVTDRLGDEVGPGERERCHRHFSTTTRYEWMFWDAAYRELDWPVG; the protein is encoded by the coding sequence ATGACGTTTTCCGCGGAATTGTGGGAGCGCGGCGCCGCGAAGGTGTACGAGGAGATCCTGCGGCACCCGTTCATCACCGGGCTCACCGACGGGACGCTGGAGCACTCCGCCTTCCGCTACTTCATCATCCAGGACAGCCACTACCTGCGGGCGTACTCGCGTGCGCTCACCCTGGTCGCCGCCCGGGCCACCTCCGAGGACGACGTACGTCTCTTCGCGACCCACGCAGCCGAGGCGATCGCGGTCGAGCAAGGTCTGCATTCGGAGTTGCTGGGGTCGCTGGGGCTGGAATCGGCCGACGTCGACGCTGCCGGGTCGCGGCCGACGACCACGGCGTACATGTCCTATCTGACGGCTGTCTGCGCGACGGGCACGTACGCCGAGGCAGTGGCCGCCGTGCTGCCCTGCTACTGGATCTATCGCGACGTCGGCCGGGAGCTGCTCAAGCGGTCGTCGCCGGATCCGATCTACGCACAGTGGATCTCGACGTACGGGTCGGAGGAGTTCGACGCGGTCGTAGAGTCGGTCCTGGCGGTCACGGATCGGCTCGGCGACGAGGTCGGGCCGGGTGAACGCGAACGGTGCCACCGGCACTTCTCCACCACCACCAGGTACGAGTGGATGTTCTGGGACGCCGCGTACCGCGAGCTGGATTGGCCGGTCGGATGA
- a CDS encoding phytoene desaturase family protein, translating to MKDFYDVVIVGGGHNGLVAAGYLAGAGLSTLVLEQQGQTGGAAVSQQVFPGVDARLSRYSYLVSLLPDKIVADLGLSLELRSRSVASYTPVRRGGRDLGLLVDRPEGAATRASFATLTGSDTEYDAWSAFYGSVSELAAVVAPTLLEPLLPAAELRRRVNPALWEALVERPLGEVIEQRFADDTVRGVVATDSVIGTFAGLHDESLIQNRCFLYHLIGNGTGEWRVPVGGMGAVTDALATAARRAGASLVTNASVTSVQADGKRGSVTWLGGDGERSVDCSFVLANVAPATLAGLRGLGGVARPEGSQLKINLLLSRLPRLRSGDDPARAFAGTFHIDEDYSQLESAYLEAAGGSLPAVPPSEVYCHSLTDPSILSPSLIASGHHTLTVFGVHFPARLFASDNDAARNESVRRVLAGLESYLAEPLEPCIARDAEGNLCIEAKTPYDIEASVGMPGGHIFHGDLQWPWLDNSADAGRWGVETDVANLLICGSGARRGGAVSGIPGHNAAQAVLELHP from the coding sequence ATGAAGGATTTCTACGACGTCGTGATCGTCGGCGGCGGCCACAACGGTCTCGTCGCCGCCGGCTACCTGGCCGGTGCCGGGCTGTCCACGCTCGTGCTGGAGCAGCAGGGGCAAACGGGCGGCGCCGCGGTCAGCCAGCAGGTGTTCCCCGGCGTCGACGCGCGTCTGTCGCGGTACTCGTATCTCGTCAGCCTGCTCCCCGACAAGATCGTGGCCGACCTCGGACTGTCCCTGGAACTCCGGTCCCGCTCCGTCGCGTCGTACACGCCCGTACGCCGGGGAGGGCGCGACCTGGGTCTTCTGGTCGACCGCCCCGAGGGCGCCGCCACTCGCGCGTCCTTCGCGACGTTGACGGGAAGCGACACGGAGTACGACGCCTGGTCTGCCTTCTACGGATCGGTCAGCGAGCTCGCCGCAGTCGTCGCGCCGACCCTGCTCGAACCGCTGCTGCCCGCGGCGGAGTTGCGTCGCCGGGTGAATCCGGCGTTGTGGGAGGCACTGGTGGAGCGGCCGCTCGGAGAGGTGATCGAGCAGCGGTTCGCCGACGACACGGTGCGGGGCGTGGTCGCGACCGACTCGGTGATCGGGACCTTCGCCGGACTGCACGACGAGTCGCTGATCCAGAACCGGTGCTTCCTCTACCACCTGATCGGCAACGGCACCGGCGAATGGCGAGTCCCGGTCGGCGGCATGGGCGCCGTGACAGATGCCTTGGCGACTGCCGCCCGGCGGGCTGGTGCTTCGTTGGTGACGAACGCCTCGGTGACCTCGGTGCAAGCCGACGGGAAGCGGGGTTCCGTGACGTGGCTCGGCGGTGACGGCGAGCGTTCGGTCGACTGCTCCTTCGTGCTGGCCAATGTCGCGCCGGCCACGTTGGCCGGGTTGCGCGGCCTGGGCGGTGTGGCGCGGCCTGAGGGCTCCCAGCTCAAGATCAATCTGCTGCTGTCGCGGCTCCCCCGGCTGCGCTCGGGTGACGACCCAGCGCGCGCCTTCGCGGGGACCTTCCACATCGACGAGGACTACTCGCAACTCGAATCGGCTTATCTTGAAGCCGCTGGTGGCTCGCTGCCCGCAGTACCGCCGTCCGAGGTCTACTGCCACTCGTTGACGGACCCCTCCATCCTGAGTCCTTCGTTGATTGCCTCCGGGCACCACACGCTGACGGTCTTCGGCGTCCACTTCCCGGCGCGACTGTTTGCCTCCGACAACGATGCCGCCCGCAACGAGTCCGTCCGCCGCGTGCTGGCCGGCCTGGAGTCGTACCTGGCCGAACCCCTCGAGCCCTGCATCGCCCGCGACGCCGAGGGCAACCTCTGCATCGAGGCCAAGACGCCGTACGACATCGAGGCATCCGTCGGCATGCCCGGCGGCCACATCTTCCACGGCGACCTCCAGTGGCCCTGGCTCGACAACTCCGCCGACGCCGGCCGCTGGGGCGTCGAGACCGACGTCGCCAACCTCCTCATCTGCGGCTCCGGCGCCCGCCGAGGCGGCGCCGTCAGCGGCATCCCCGGCCACAACGCCGCCCAGGCAGTCCTCGAACTACACCCCTGA
- a CDS encoding TraR/DksA family transcriptional regulator, whose protein sequence is MTTVGRPSTLTTHDARRRLEHERSSRLTQLEAIEDGAALADEELSKAQTVAIRRVLAEIRAAEDRLIDGSYGVCQDCGTRIPVERLEILPYVRFCVNCQQRAT, encoded by the coding sequence ATGACCACCGTGGGCCGACCATCGACCCTGACCACGCACGACGCCCGCCGGCGGCTGGAACACGAACGCAGCTCGCGGCTGACCCAACTCGAAGCGATCGAGGACGGCGCGGCGCTCGCGGACGAGGAGCTCAGCAAGGCTCAGACAGTCGCCATCCGGCGCGTGCTGGCTGAGATCCGAGCCGCTGAGGACCGTCTCATCGACGGCTCGTACGGCGTTTGCCAGGACTGCGGGACACGAATTCCGGTCGAACGGCTGGAGATCCTGCCTTACGTGCGCTTCTGCGTGAACTGTCAGCAACGCGCTACCTGA
- a CDS encoding TraR/DksA family transcriptional regulator, translated as MSYPFATINEVELTPEDVIALRTALRDEGAFRREQLAGLAETWPLDTAQPHTPHATAREEVLHALAEAAQNVLTDVEAALHRLETGHYGSCHLCDRPIPLPRLRILPHARYCGPCHQLKETLA; from the coding sequence TTGAGCTATCCGTTCGCCACCATCAACGAAGTCGAGCTGACTCCGGAGGACGTGATCGCCTTGCGGACTGCCCTTCGGGACGAAGGCGCGTTCCGCCGTGAGCAACTCGCCGGGCTCGCCGAGACCTGGCCACTGGACACTGCCCAGCCGCACACTCCGCATGCGACGGCCCGCGAGGAGGTGCTGCACGCGCTGGCCGAGGCCGCTCAGAACGTGCTCACCGATGTCGAGGCAGCGCTCCACCGACTGGAGACCGGCCACTACGGCAGCTGCCATCTGTGCGATCGTCCCATCCCGCTGCCCCGGTTGCGCATCCTGCCCCACGCCCGGTACTGCGGCCCCTGCCACCAACTCAAGGAGACTCTGGCGTGA
- a CDS encoding rod shape-determining protein — MTIPRPPLLRKRGAWAAGRRTTGIAIDLGSARTRAWIPDRGLVFDVPTTTLSGGEVCHPVRRGTVVDPDAAASMLDHRLGRPAGFGRYSIAVVTIPVLCTDHHRSTALTALKVLDARTVLTIHSVKAAALGAGAGLDQPLLVVDVGAHLTEVGLLVDGGVTHGRRIEAGTSDLGATTTVAELVQSIVAMVTGLLRLDCGGQVVDALERGPLLTGGGALRPEITYRLAKRLVAPVRPAAAPQFAAVRGAGLALVAAGHHPSVPLEGLL; from the coding sequence GTGACGATTCCGCGCCCGCCGCTGCTGCGGAAGCGCGGCGCGTGGGCGGCCGGCCGGCGTACGACCGGCATCGCCATCGACCTCGGCAGTGCACGCACCCGCGCGTGGATTCCCGACCGCGGTCTGGTCTTCGACGTACCGACGACCACGTTGTCCGGCGGGGAGGTGTGTCATCCCGTGCGGCGCGGAACGGTCGTCGATCCGGACGCGGCTGCGAGCATGCTCGACCACCGACTCGGCCGCCCCGCCGGCTTCGGTCGCTACTCGATCGCCGTCGTCACCATCCCTGTTCTGTGCACCGACCATCACCGCAGTACGGCGCTCACCGCGCTGAAGGTCCTCGACGCGCGCACGGTACTGACCATCCACAGCGTGAAAGCCGCAGCACTCGGAGCAGGCGCCGGCCTCGACCAGCCGCTGCTGGTGGTGGACGTCGGGGCCCACCTGACCGAGGTCGGTCTGCTGGTGGACGGTGGCGTTACGCACGGCCGACGGATCGAGGCCGGAACGTCCGATCTGGGGGCGACCACGACCGTTGCCGAACTCGTGCAGTCGATCGTCGCAATGGTGACCGGTCTTCTGCGCCTGGACTGCGGCGGGCAGGTTGTCGATGCGCTGGAGCGTGGGCCGCTGCTCACCGGGGGCGGCGCACTCCGTCCGGAGATCACCTACCGGCTGGCCAAACGGCTCGTCGCCCCCGTGCGGCCGGCTGCCGCGCCCCAGTTCGCCGCCGTTCGTGGAGCCGGCCTCGCCTTGGTGGCCGCCGGCCACCACCCATCCGTCCCGCTCGAGGGCCTGCTGTGA